One Glutamicibacter mishrai genomic window carries:
- a CDS encoding class II fumarate hydratase has product MTNSDDFRIEHDTMGEVRVPAQALYRAQTQRAVENFPISGKTLESSHIKALAQVKKAAAQANLALGVLDAERAEAITAAAEEVASGKYDEHFPIDVFQTGSGTSSNMNTNEVLAELATRALKAKGSSTEVHPNDHVNASQSSNDVFPTSVHVAATGALINDLIPALGQLATALEAKSAEFKDVVKSGRTHLMDATPVTLGQEFGGYAAQVRYGIERVEAALPRVAEVPLGGTAVGTGINTPDGFPQKVLEFLRQDTELPITEARNHFEAQANRDGLVEASAALRTIAISLIKIANDLRWMGSGPNTGLGEISIPDLQPGSSIMPGKVNPVISEATIQVAAQVIGNDTTIAWAGTNGAFELNVGIPVMASNLLESIRLLANTTSVMAEKMIDGIKANVERARFLAEASPSIVTPLNKLIGYENAAKIAKKAVADGLTVREATIALGFVERGEVTEAQLDELLDVSTMVGKH; this is encoded by the coding sequence ATGACTAACAGTGACGATTTCCGCATTGAACATGACACCATGGGTGAAGTCCGAGTTCCAGCTCAGGCTCTGTACCGCGCACAAACCCAGCGCGCCGTCGAGAATTTCCCGATCTCAGGCAAGACGCTGGAGTCATCGCACATCAAGGCACTGGCGCAGGTAAAGAAGGCTGCGGCCCAGGCCAACCTCGCGCTCGGCGTCTTGGACGCCGAGCGCGCTGAGGCGATCACGGCTGCTGCCGAGGAAGTTGCCAGCGGCAAGTATGACGAGCACTTCCCGATCGACGTTTTCCAGACCGGCTCGGGAACCAGCTCGAATATGAACACCAATGAGGTTCTGGCCGAGCTGGCCACCCGTGCATTGAAGGCCAAGGGAAGCAGCACCGAGGTCCACCCCAATGACCATGTGAACGCTTCGCAGTCCTCGAATGACGTCTTCCCCACTTCAGTCCACGTCGCGGCCACCGGCGCTCTGATTAATGACCTGATCCCTGCGTTGGGACAGCTCGCCACCGCGCTGGAAGCCAAGTCTGCTGAATTCAAGGATGTCGTGAAGTCCGGCCGCACCCACCTCATGGATGCCACTCCGGTGACCCTGGGACAGGAGTTCGGCGGCTACGCCGCGCAGGTGCGCTACGGTATTGAACGCGTCGAGGCAGCCTTGCCTCGCGTTGCCGAGGTCCCTCTTGGCGGCACCGCAGTGGGCACCGGAATCAATACTCCCGACGGCTTCCCGCAGAAAGTGCTGGAGTTCCTTCGCCAGGATACCGAGCTCCCGATTACAGAAGCCCGCAATCACTTCGAGGCCCAGGCCAACCGCGACGGCCTGGTCGAAGCATCCGCTGCCCTGCGCACCATCGCGATCTCGCTTATCAAGATCGCCAACGATTTGCGTTGGATGGGCTCTGGCCCCAACACCGGTTTGGGTGAAATCTCCATTCCTGACCTGCAGCCGGGCTCGTCGATCATGCCTGGCAAGGTCAACCCGGTAATTTCCGAAGCTACAATTCAGGTTGCAGCCCAGGTCATCGGCAACGACACGACCATCGCGTGGGCCGGCACCAATGGCGCCTTCGAATTGAATGTCGGCATTCCGGTGATGGCTTCAAACCTCCTCGAGTCCATCCGACTGCTGGCCAATACCACCAGCGTCATGGCAGAGAAGATGATCGATGGAATCAAGGCCAATGTTGAGCGTGCCCGCTTCCTCGCCGAAGCATCACCGTCCATTGTCACCCCGCTGAATAAGCTGATCGGCTATGAGAACGCAGCCAAGATCGCCAAGAAGGCCGTGGCCGATGGACTGACCGTTCGCGAAGCCACCATTGCCCTTGGCTTCGTTGAGCGCGGCGAAGTCACCGAGGCCCAGCTCGATGAACTGCTGGATGTCTCCACGATGGTGGGCAAGCACTAG
- a CDS encoding DUF4245 domain-containing protein: protein MPVNEPSDQPAETAPGQRRDLNDPEATFEDLPFKPQLTEKQAKRANQTFKGMVLSVGFTLAVVIPLVLLNPAPKDEAFESKVNLQQTAEQTEQIAGFDVFAPDLGDGQYANFARWQANTAQGVPYWEFGIVTQNKDFVWVRQAAEANDTWIALTTDTAVPSGTKKIGGWEWEVRVKDETTYLISKHKDSTLILSTDTSEEQLENVAKLAESTLS from the coding sequence GTGCCTGTGAACGAGCCTTCGGACCAGCCAGCTGAGACAGCTCCTGGACAGCGTCGTGATCTGAATGATCCAGAAGCCACCTTCGAGGATCTGCCGTTCAAGCCACAGCTCACCGAGAAGCAGGCCAAGCGCGCCAACCAGACCTTTAAGGGCATGGTGCTTTCGGTTGGCTTCACTCTCGCAGTTGTCATTCCCCTGGTCCTGCTGAACCCTGCTCCCAAGGACGAGGCATTTGAAAGCAAGGTCAACTTGCAGCAGACCGCCGAGCAGACCGAGCAAATTGCCGGGTTTGATGTCTTCGCTCCGGATCTGGGTGATGGGCAGTACGCCAACTTCGCACGCTGGCAGGCCAACACCGCGCAGGGTGTCCCCTACTGGGAATTCGGCATTGTCACCCAGAACAAGGATTTCGTGTGGGTGCGCCAGGCTGCTGAAGCCAACGACACGTGGATTGCTTTGACCACGGATACAGCCGTGCCCTCGGGCACCAAGAAGATCGGTGGCTGGGAGTGGGAGGTCCGCGTCAAGGACGAAACCACATACCTGATTTCCAAGCACAAGGATTCAACGCTGATCCTCTCGACGGATACCTCCGAAGAGCAGCTTGAGAATGTCGCCAAGCTGGCTGAATCGACGCTTAGCTAG
- the glpX gene encoding class II fructose-bisphosphatase: MGSFVTEKNNYAHLSPRLSVTDAEPDRNLALELVRATEAAAIASTPWVGFGDKNAADGAAVDAMRGLLSTVNFNGVVVIGEGEKDEAPMLFNGEQVGNGTGAECDVAVDPIDGTRLTALGLNNALSVLAVADRGSMFDPSAVFYMEKLVTGPEAADLVDLRLPVKQNLHLIAKAKGKKISQITVTVLDRPRHAGLIEEIRAAGARTKLLMDGDVAGAIAATREGTGVDALMGVGGTPEGIVTACAIKALGGVIQGRLWPTDDDEKQKALDAGHQLDRVLTTNDLVTSDNCYFAATGITDGDLLRGVRYKGNRISTQSIVMRAKSGTIRFVEGEHHQDKWEAYTR, translated from the coding sequence ATGGGATCTTTCGTGACCGAAAAGAACAATTATGCCCACCTTTCTCCGCGACTGTCGGTAACCGACGCGGAGCCGGACCGCAACCTAGCACTGGAACTGGTGCGCGCTACCGAAGCCGCTGCCATCGCCTCCACGCCATGGGTTGGATTCGGCGACAAGAATGCAGCCGACGGCGCTGCAGTTGATGCGATGCGTGGTCTGCTCTCCACCGTGAACTTCAACGGCGTTGTCGTTATCGGCGAGGGCGAAAAAGACGAAGCCCCAATGCTCTTCAACGGCGAGCAAGTCGGCAACGGCACCGGTGCCGAATGCGATGTCGCTGTTGACCCTATTGATGGAACCCGCTTGACGGCCCTGGGCCTGAATAACGCACTGTCTGTTTTGGCAGTGGCTGACCGTGGATCCATGTTCGATCCTTCAGCCGTTTTCTACATGGAAAAGCTGGTTACCGGTCCGGAAGCCGCAGACCTTGTTGACCTGCGTCTGCCGGTGAAGCAGAATCTGCACTTGATCGCCAAGGCCAAGGGCAAGAAGATCAGCCAGATCACCGTCACCGTTTTGGACCGTCCACGCCACGCCGGGCTCATCGAAGAGATCCGCGCAGCTGGTGCCCGCACCAAGCTGCTCATGGACGGCGATGTTGCCGGTGCTATCGCGGCAACCCGCGAAGGTACCGGTGTTGACGCCTTGATGGGTGTCGGAGGCACTCCTGAAGGCATCGTCACCGCCTGCGCCATCAAGGCGCTGGGCGGCGTCATCCAGGGTCGACTGTGGCCAACCGATGACGACGAAAAGCAGAAGGCCCTGGACGCAGGACACCAGCTGGACCGCGTACTGACCACCAACGACTTGGTAACCTCCGATAACTGCTACTTCGCAGCTACCGGGATTACCGATGGCGACCTGCTGCGCGGCGTTCGATACAAGGGCAACCGCATCAGCACCCAGTCGATCGTGATGCGTGCCAAGTCCGGCACCATCCGTTTTGTCGAGGGCGAGCACCACCAGGATAAGTGGGAAGCTTACACCCGCTAA
- a CDS encoding carbonic anhydrase, producing the protein MPSESSTQSLSPNEAWEKLSAGNIRFVNEETEHPNQDSARREKLISGQEPFAVIFGCSDSRLAAEIIFDVGLGDMFVVRTAGHVLDPASLGSLEFAVDVLNVPLIVILGHNSCGAVTSAIKVKESGNMPKGFVRDLVEHITPSVLAAERKGITDVNGTVVEHVKQTTDRLVDLSTIIAQAIEEGRTAVAGVTYHLHDGRAQLVSSLGLD; encoded by the coding sequence ATGCCATCTGAATCTTCCACTCAGTCCCTGTCGCCTAACGAGGCCTGGGAAAAGCTTAGCGCGGGAAATATCCGCTTCGTCAACGAAGAAACCGAGCACCCCAACCAGGACAGCGCACGACGCGAGAAGCTGATTTCCGGCCAGGAACCCTTCGCTGTCATCTTCGGCTGCTCGGATTCCCGGCTTGCCGCTGAGATCATTTTCGACGTGGGATTGGGTGACATGTTCGTGGTGCGTACGGCGGGCCACGTCCTGGACCCGGCTAGCCTCGGTTCGCTGGAATTCGCCGTCGACGTCCTCAACGTCCCATTGATCGTGATCCTGGGGCACAACTCCTGCGGTGCGGTCACCAGCGCCATCAAGGTCAAGGAATCGGGCAACATGCCCAAGGGCTTTGTGCGAGACCTCGTTGAGCACATCACCCCGTCGGTCCTGGCTGCCGAGCGCAAGGGCATCACCGACGTGAACGGCACCGTCGTCGAGCACGTTAAGCAAACAACGGACCGCCTTGTGGACCTGTCCACCATCATTGCTCAGGCCATCGAAGAAGGCCGCACAGCCGTGGCTGGCGTGACCTACCACCTCCATGACGGCCGTGCCCAGCTGGTATCAAGCTTAGGCCTGGACTAG